In Streptomyces canus, one DNA window encodes the following:
- a CDS encoding carbohydrate ABC transporter permease, translating into MAAVATPPAPPVSKSVPAPAARHPRRVRPGRLAINLVLIAVSVLYVLPLLWMLLASVSDTNSFRLTWPSALTLDNFDAVLNVDTTYRPMLNSLLLCGFGTAVTVVASVLCAYPLSRYRSRVRRPFLYTILFSTGLPITAVMIPVYSMFVQVNLIDSMPGTTLFLAASALPFGIWLMKNFMDGVPIVLEEAARSDGANTMQVLWRVVLPLMRPGVVVVTIFTFIGMWGNFFVPFILLLSPEKLPASVSVFTFLSAHDQTQYGQLSAFSLLYSLPVVMLYLLLARKLGGGFALGGALKG; encoded by the coding sequence ATGGCCGCCGTCGCCACTCCCCCTGCTCCGCCCGTCTCGAAGTCGGTCCCGGCACCCGCCGCCCGGCATCCGCGCCGTGTGCGTCCCGGTCGCCTCGCGATCAACCTCGTCCTGATCGCCGTGTCGGTCCTGTACGTCCTGCCGCTGCTGTGGATGCTGCTCGCCTCGGTGAGTGACACCAACTCCTTCCGGCTGACGTGGCCCTCGGCGCTGACGCTCGACAACTTCGACGCGGTACTCAACGTCGACACCACCTACCGGCCGATGCTCAACAGCCTGCTGCTGTGCGGCTTCGGCACGGCGGTGACCGTGGTGGCGTCCGTCCTGTGCGCCTACCCGCTCTCGCGCTACCGGTCCCGGGTGCGCCGACCGTTCCTCTACACGATCCTGTTCTCCACCGGGCTGCCCATCACCGCCGTGATGATCCCCGTGTACAGCATGTTCGTGCAGGTGAACCTGATCGACTCGATGCCGGGCACGACCCTGTTCCTGGCCGCGTCCGCGCTGCCGTTCGGGATCTGGCTGATGAAGAACTTCATGGACGGCGTGCCGATCGTCCTGGAGGAGGCCGCCCGGAGCGACGGAGCGAACACCATGCAGGTGCTGTGGCGGGTGGTGCTGCCGCTGATGCGGCCGGGTGTCGTCGTGGTCACCATCTTCACGTTCATCGGCATGTGGGGGAACTTCTTCGTCCCCTTCATCCTGCTGCTGTCCCCGGAGAAACTCCCCGCGTCCGTCAGCGTGTTCACCTTCCTCTCCGCCCACGACCAGACGCAGTACGGGCAGTTGTCGGCGTTCTCGCTCCTCTATTCGCTGCCCGTGGTGATGCTCTACCTGCTGCTGGCCCGCAAACTCGGCGGCGGCTTCGCGCTCGGCGGCGCGCTCAAGGGCTGA
- a CDS encoding carbohydrate ABC transporter permease, with protein MTTLAPAPPGTGGHPRRSRGAPAPAVRSLLRGLPTVPAVVLLAVFLAGPIAYCVYYAFTDMQLTGAAGTHFVGVDNFTRAFKDTDFLNAMWLTLLFVVGSAVIGQNTLGLALAVLMQKATQPVRALVNGVVIAAWVLPEVVAGYLMYAFFYDQGSLNSLLDAVHLPDQNWLYTMPILAVCLANVWRGTAFSLMVFTAAINDVPQELVEAAEMDGAGPWQRLWRVVLPVIRPSILTNLMLITLQTLSVFGLIYTMTRGGPGNKSETLPIFMYQQAFQNSLIGYGTAIALVLLVVGALFSVVYIRLLKLEDD; from the coding sequence GTGACCACCCTCGCTCCGGCGCCTCCCGGGACCGGCGGTCACCCCCGCCGGTCCCGCGGGGCGCCCGCCCCCGCCGTCCGCTCGCTCCTGCGCGGTTTGCCGACGGTTCCTGCCGTGGTCCTGCTGGCGGTGTTCCTGGCCGGCCCGATCGCGTACTGCGTGTACTACGCGTTCACCGACATGCAGCTCACCGGGGCCGCCGGCACCCACTTCGTCGGTGTCGACAACTTCACCAGGGCGTTCAAGGACACCGACTTCCTGAACGCGATGTGGCTGACCCTGCTGTTCGTGGTCGGCTCCGCGGTCATCGGGCAGAACACCCTCGGACTCGCGCTCGCGGTCCTGATGCAGAAGGCCACCCAGCCGGTACGGGCCCTCGTCAACGGCGTGGTCATCGCCGCGTGGGTGCTGCCCGAGGTGGTCGCCGGCTATCTGATGTACGCCTTCTTCTACGACCAGGGCTCACTCAACTCGCTGCTGGACGCGGTGCATCTGCCGGACCAGAACTGGCTCTACACGATGCCGATCCTCGCGGTGTGCCTGGCCAACGTGTGGCGCGGCACCGCCTTCTCGCTGATGGTCTTCACCGCCGCCATCAACGACGTACCGCAGGAGCTGGTGGAGGCCGCCGAGATGGACGGGGCGGGACCCTGGCAGCGGTTGTGGCGGGTCGTGCTGCCGGTCATCAGGCCCTCGATCCTGACCAACCTGATGCTCATCACGCTCCAGACGCTCTCCGTCTTCGGGCTGATCTACACCATGACCCGCGGCGGCCCCGGCAACAAGAGCGAGACACTGCCGATCTTCATGTACCAACAGGCCTTCCAGAACAGCCTGATCGGCTACGGCACCGCCATCGCCCTCGTCCTGCTGGTGGTCGGCGCCCTCTTCTCCGTCGTGTACATCCGGCTGCTGAAACTGGAGGACGACTGA
- a CDS encoding extracellular solute-binding protein, with protein MRSRIVTAAAFTAATALAATGCGSGSSGSSAKSIKVVYWQNLDSTNKLQANFLASMVKEFTKANPGTKVTLVPVTASENDYYTKLQLMMRSPATAPDLVYEDTALINSDIAGGYLKPLDTYTAKWADWSQYAKAAKGAVTGASDGKTYAVPDDTDTRGIWYNKQLLQKAGIAVPWQPKTWADVIAAAKKIKAKLPGVTPLNLYTGQAGGEASSMQGFEMLLYGTPAGDKSLYDASQKKWVVGSQGFKDALDFVHTLYSQGLGPAKEQALGANFGTAVGTELIPEGKLAIDIDGSWMPNNWSSAAAKPWTEWQSVMGTAAMPTQNGQAPGSTSMSGGWAWSIPAKAKNPDLAWKFLSTTLQTKTNAAKWNATNANIAVRTDVASDPTYLNSVPTNKFFTELVADTHYRPGLPEYNQVSTAIQKAMESVTTGQASVDKAASTFDNDVKAAVGDDKTAEGTS; from the coding sequence GTGCGCTCGAGAATCGTCACCGCCGCGGCCTTCACCGCCGCCACCGCCCTGGCCGCCACCGGCTGCGGTTCGGGCTCGTCAGGCAGCTCGGCCAAGTCCATCAAGGTCGTCTACTGGCAGAACCTGGACAGCACCAACAAGCTCCAGGCCAACTTCCTCGCCTCGATGGTGAAGGAGTTCACCAAGGCCAACCCGGGCACCAAGGTGACCCTCGTGCCGGTGACCGCGTCCGAGAACGACTACTACACCAAGCTCCAGCTCATGATGCGCTCCCCCGCGACCGCGCCCGACCTGGTCTACGAGGACACCGCGCTCATCAACTCCGACATCGCGGGCGGCTACCTCAAGCCGCTGGACACCTACACCGCCAAGTGGGCCGACTGGTCGCAGTACGCCAAGGCCGCCAAGGGCGCGGTGACCGGAGCCTCCGACGGCAAGACCTACGCCGTACCGGACGACACCGACACCCGCGGGATCTGGTACAACAAGCAGCTCCTCCAGAAGGCCGGGATCGCCGTGCCCTGGCAGCCGAAGACCTGGGCCGACGTGATCGCCGCCGCCAAGAAGATCAAGGCGAAGCTGCCCGGCGTCACCCCGCTGAACCTCTACACCGGCCAGGCGGGCGGCGAGGCCTCCTCCATGCAGGGCTTCGAGATGCTCCTGTACGGCACCCCGGCCGGCGACAAGTCGCTCTACGACGCCTCGCAGAAGAAGTGGGTCGTGGGCAGCCAGGGCTTCAAGGACGCGCTGGACTTCGTGCACACCCTCTACAGCCAGGGGCTCGGCCCGGCCAAGGAACAGGCGCTCGGCGCCAACTTCGGGACCGCCGTGGGCACCGAGCTCATCCCCGAGGGCAAGCTGGCGATCGACATCGACGGCTCCTGGATGCCCAACAACTGGAGTTCGGCGGCGGCCAAACCGTGGACCGAGTGGCAGTCGGTGATGGGCACCGCGGCGATGCCGACGCAGAACGGTCAGGCGCCCGGCAGTACGAGCATGTCGGGCGGCTGGGCCTGGTCGATCCCGGCGAAGGCCAAGAACCCCGATCTGGCCTGGAAGTTCCTTTCGACCACACTCCAGACGAAGACCAACGCCGCCAAGTGGAACGCGACCAACGCGAACATCGCGGTGCGCACGGACGTCGCGTCCGACCCGACGTACCTGAACTCGGTGCCGACCAACAAGTTCTTCACGGAGCTGGTCGCCGACACCCACTACCGGCCCGGGCTGCCCGAGTACAACCAGGTCTCGACCGCGATCCAGAAGGCGATGGAGTCCGTGACGACCGGTCAGGCCTCCGTCGACAAGGCCGCCTCGACCTTCGATAACGATGTCAAGGCGGCGGTGGGCGACGACAAGACCGCGGAGGGCACTTCGTGA
- a CDS encoding ROK family transcriptional regulator, which yields MLSGTNLPRVGGYNQAVVLDAIRTTGQVSRVELAALTGLTNQTVSNVVRKLLEAGLVAESGQAPSSGGKRRTLLTLRADGACAVGVHLDPEAAVIVVVDLAGEVIGSRRLRLTDPGDPADVVDRIARTTGRLLDRSAVDRTRLLGLGVAAPGPLDGSTGAVVSPPNFPGWGRVPLADMFADATGLPVALDNDATAAAIGERWIGGADRAGSFLFLYLGTGVGAGIVLNNTVLHGDSSNAGEFGHMAVEPGDRICHCGAMDCLGPYVSPAAIIDDLLRLHGRTAADRIGLTGTPDSVHHDWKALRRAARADDPDACDVVRRAARRIGEAARGAASLLDVSRVVLGGEALRGIEPIIREEVEAAVNRTSVARTIRAVAVEQSVIGETVGAVGAASLVLHGNYAPGWRMLTDVPG from the coding sequence ATGCTCAGCGGGACGAACCTGCCGCGGGTCGGCGGCTACAACCAGGCCGTCGTCCTGGACGCCATCCGCACCACGGGACAGGTCAGCCGGGTCGAGCTGGCCGCCCTCACCGGCCTGACCAACCAGACCGTCTCCAACGTCGTCCGCAAGCTCCTCGAAGCGGGTCTCGTGGCCGAGTCCGGCCAGGCCCCCTCCAGCGGAGGCAAGCGCCGCACCCTGCTGACCCTCCGGGCCGACGGGGCGTGCGCGGTCGGCGTCCACCTCGACCCCGAGGCCGCAGTCATCGTGGTGGTCGACCTGGCCGGCGAGGTGATCGGCAGCCGGCGGCTGCGGCTCACCGACCCGGGCGACCCGGCCGACGTGGTGGACCGCATCGCGCGCACCACCGGGCGTCTCCTCGACCGCAGCGCCGTGGACCGCACCCGCCTGCTCGGCCTGGGCGTCGCCGCGCCCGGGCCCCTCGACGGAAGCACCGGAGCCGTGGTCTCCCCGCCGAACTTCCCCGGCTGGGGCCGCGTCCCCCTCGCGGACATGTTCGCCGACGCCACCGGCCTGCCCGTCGCCCTCGACAACGACGCCACCGCCGCGGCCATCGGTGAGCGCTGGATCGGCGGCGCGGACCGGGCGGGCAGCTTCCTGTTCCTCTACCTCGGCACGGGCGTCGGCGCCGGCATCGTCCTCAACAACACGGTCCTGCACGGCGATTCGAGCAACGCCGGCGAGTTCGGCCACATGGCCGTGGAGCCGGGCGACCGTATCTGCCACTGCGGTGCGATGGACTGCCTCGGCCCGTATGTCAGCCCGGCCGCGATCATCGACGACCTGCTGCGCCTGCACGGCCGAACCGCCGCCGACCGCATCGGCCTCACCGGTACGCCCGACTCCGTGCACCACGACTGGAAGGCCCTGCGCCGAGCGGCCCGCGCGGACGATCCCGACGCCTGCGACGTCGTACGGCGTGCCGCGCGCCGTATCGGCGAGGCCGCGCGCGGCGCTGCCAGCCTCCTCGACGTCAGCCGGGTCGTCCTCGGCGGCGAGGCGCTGCGCGGCATCGAGCCGATCATCCGCGAGGAGGTCGAGGCCGCCGTCAACCGCACCTCCGTCGCCCGTACGATCCGCGCGGTCGCCGTTGAGCAGAGCGTGATCGGCGAGACCGTGGGCGCGGTGGGGGCGGCGTCGCTGGTGCTGCACGGGAACTATGCGCCGGGGTGGCGGATGCTGACGGATGTGCCGGGCTGA
- a CDS encoding cytidine deaminase: MAVDQELVDAAIGLARHRFPGQDWSGAAALRLDDGAILTSTAPDAPNSAVGLCHETGAICEAFKLGRRVVASVCVTAADKDRGYWILAPCGVCQERLFAYGPDVEVAVPEPADPRRWRTLQLRDVQPHWFARVFPDDVWPYEAQDPESRN, translated from the coding sequence ATGGCCGTTGATCAGGAACTCGTGGACGCCGCCATCGGGCTGGCCCGCCACCGCTTCCCCGGACAGGACTGGTCCGGGGCCGCTGCGCTGCGTCTCGACGACGGAGCAATCCTCACGAGCACCGCCCCGGACGCACCGAACAGTGCCGTGGGCCTTTGCCACGAGACGGGCGCCATCTGTGAGGCCTTCAAGCTGGGGCGGCGCGTGGTGGCGTCCGTGTGCGTGACCGCCGCCGACAAGGATCGCGGGTACTGGATCCTGGCGCCCTGTGGTGTCTGCCAAGAGCGGCTCTTCGCCTACGGCCCGGACGTCGAGGTCGCGGTCCCGGAACCTGCCGACCCACGCCGCTGGCGAACGCTGCAGCTTCGGGACGTCCAGCCCCATTGGTTCGCGCGAGTCTTCCCGGACGATGTCTGGCCCTACGAAGCCCAGGACCCGGAATCCCGGAACTGA